Proteins encoded by one window of Xiphias gladius isolate SHS-SW01 ecotype Sanya breed wild chromosome 15, ASM1685928v1, whole genome shotgun sequence:
- the dennd1c gene encoding DENN domain-containing protein 1B isoform X1, with amino-acid sequence MGSRLKQNPERTFYCFFEATCPVARNKDPGVLFQFPEDFSDEESCQTVPRFCFPYDIQRVRDGVAVQHFTFVLTDLEGCQRFGFCRLTNSTQTCLCILSYLPWFEVFYKLLNNLADYLTKGQINEMKALLSALYKQPIPLAAGSVTLQMGEQLLVSTEVSHPVGHPEGQEGVPYFIAPDPRSLPSIPENRNLTELIVAVDVGNLLQLYASMLFERRILIFASKLSTLTSCLHAISAVLYPMYWQHIFIPVLPTHLLDYCCAPMPYLIGVHTSLSERVRSRGLEDVVILNVDTNMLETPFDDLKRIPSDVMSGLKVCLKRQAVSPGSGVSQAFLKAQALLFGGYRDALQGHKEGEIGFSEELFLDHKSHSMRQFLRSAIHLQFFKQFIDDRLDILNKGKEPDDLFEDEILKCETTAGRGKSYQQLVGNLKKGGGALILNMKSKANMRAKGLAKSGLKNLLMHKAHNEEHTLQRGGSVSYRRAQSDCLQSRLPITEHFGMSRPRRPVHKFRTSRDQDKIKDTGDTWDGAVSGPMVEPESELQKDEDEGEDTLLCDPEEMDLLGEIFDTLSSRSSHDRGLLYGTRSLDLFGPDSHDYITKRSPVNPSQESLSLSISGSGSLHSWNLETTDELSDLMEDSDCLCLDSSVPEEEGSESLLAACEMGEEDRGQREDGEKHKKVKVAINGNQLEEIENRNNFKEVKFEEERKRDQEKGVILGEEPVKETSEKQEGLNEKSKDERNQSEEVAEGQEIESETNKMQKGVAREEEGKENQEEKDKDLTGSLNKLIKRKPHDPNTVAEPQGQEETANPETPASPGPQSLAADPKPTAGQEKRSEEAVKKEERGIRENPSPPKVLSAVAHFQSQASSQSSQVKSRVKGLAEPERPCNVLWSRDNTQTPPCDSNISEENNLSEAHEEEDSPPIKVSELKKRFEA; translated from the exons ATGGGCTCCAGACTGAA ACAAAACCCTGAGAGAACCTTCTACTGTTTCTTTGAAGCAACCTGTCCCGTAGCCAGAAACAAAG ATCCTGGGGTACTGTTTCAGTTTCCAGAGGACTTCAGTGATGAG GAGTCCTGTCAAACAGTGCCCAGATTCTGCTTCCCATATGACATACAAAG AGTGAGGGACGGCGTGGCCGTGCAGCACTTTACCTTTGTTCTGACTGACCTTGAGGGATGCCAACGCTTCGGCTTCTGTCGTCtcacaaacagcacacagaccTGCCTTTGCATACTCAg ctatcTTCCATGGTTTGAGGTGTTTTACAAACTTCTCAACAACTTGGCTGATTACCTGACAAAAGGACAG ATCAATGAGATGAAAGCGCTGCTATCTGCACTCTACAAGCAGCCCATACCACTGGCAGCTGGTTCTGTCACTCTGCAGATG ggAGAGCAGCTATTGGTCAGCACAGAGGTGTCCCATCCTGTTGGACACCCAGAGGGACAAGAGGGG GTTCCATACTTCATTGCTCCAGACCCCAGAAGTCTCCCTTCCATCCCTGAAAAC AGGAACTTGACAGAGCTGATCGTGGCAGTAGATGTGGGGAACCTGCTCCAGCTCTATGCCAGCATGCTGTTCGAGAGACGCATCCTGATCTTTGCCAGCAAACTCAGCACT CTGACGTCATGCTTGCATGCTATCAGTGCTGTGTTATACCCCATGTACTGGCAACACATCTTCATACCTGTCCTGCCAACCCACCTACTGGACTACTGCTG TGCACCTATGCCTTACCTAATAGGAGTCCACACCAGTCTATCTGAG AGGGTGAGGAGTCGCGGGTTGGAGGATGTTGTAATTCTAaatgtggacacaaacatgctAGAAACCCCCTTTGATGACCTTAAGAGGATACCTTCAGATGTG ATGTCTGGGCTGAAGGTGTGTTTGAAGCGTCAGGCTGTGTCTCCTGGCTCCGGTGTCTCACAGGCCTTCCTGAAAGCTCAGGCTCTGCTATTTGGAGGCTACAGGGATGCACTGCAGGGTCACAAG GAGGGTGAAATAGGATTCAGCGAGGAGCTTTTTCTGGATCACAAGTCTCACAGTATGAGGCAGTTCCTACGGAGTGCCATTCATTTACAGTTCTTCAAACAG ttcaTTGATGACCGCCTGGACATTCTGAACAAAGGGAAGGAACCAGATGACCTCTTTGAGGATGAGATCCTTAAGTGTGAAACAACAgctg GAAGAGGCAAATCTTATCAGCAGTTAGTTGGTAATTTAAAG AAAGGGGGAGGAGCACTAATCCTCAACATGAAGTCCAAAGCAAACATGAGG GCCAAAGGTCTCGCCAAGTCTGGTTTGAAAAACCTGCTGATGCACAAG gCCCACAATGAAGAGCACACCCTTCAGAGAGGAGGATCAGTGTCATACCGCCGTGCCCAATCTGACTGCCTGCAGAGTCGCCTGCCAATCACTGAGCACTTTGGGATG TCGCGTCCACGTCGGCCTGTTCACAAATTTAGGACTTCCAGAGACCAGGACAAAATTAAGGACACTGGAGACACATGGGATGG agcTGTGTCTGGGCCTATGGTTGAGCCTGAATCTGAGCTCCAGAAGGATGAAGATGAGGGGGAAGATACACTGCTGTGTGACCCGGAGGAGATGGATCTGCTTGGGGAGATTTTCGACACACTCAGCTCCCGGAGCTCCCATGACCGCGGTCTGCTGTACGGCACACGCAGCCTGGATCTGTTCGGACCGGACAGCCATGACTATATCACCAAG CGCAGTCCAGTCAACCCCAGCCAGGAGAGCCTGTCTCTGTCCATCAGTGGCAGTGGCAGCCTGCACAGCTGGAATTTAGAAACCACAGATGAGCTGTCAGACCTGATGGAGGACTCCGATTGTCTGTGCCTGGACAGCAGTGTACCAGAGGAGGAGGGTTCAGAGAGTTTGCTAGCAGCATGTGAAATGGGGGAAGAAGATAGGGGACAGAGGGAGGAcggagagaaacacaaaaaagtgaaggtAGCAATAAATGGGAACCAACtagaagaaatagaaaacagaaataacttTAAGGAAGTGAAGtttgaggaagagagaaagagagatcagGAAAAGGGAGTAATTTTAGGTGAGGAACCTGTGAAAGAAACATCTGAGAAGCAAGAgggattaaatgaaaaaagcaaagacgaGAGAAATCAGAGTGAGGAGGTAGCTGAGGGACAGGAAATTGAAAGcgaaacaaataaaatgcagaaaggTGTAgcaagagaagaggagggaaaagagaaccaggaggagaaagacaaagatcTGACAGGATCTTTAAACAAACTTATAAAAAGGAAACCCCATGATCCAAACACAGTGGCGGAGCCGCAAGGACAAGAGGAGACAGCCAATCCAGAAACCCCAGCTTCTCCTGGGCCTCAAAGCCTCGCTGCTGACCCTAAACCTACAGCAGGTCAGGAAAAGAGGAGTGAAGAAGCAGTTAAGAAAGAGGAGCGAGGGATAAGAGAAAACCCCTCTCCTCCTAAAGTGCTATCTGCTGTAGCACACTTCCAGTCTCAGGCATCCAGCCAGAGCTCTCAGGTGAAGTCCAGGGTCAAGGGCTTGGCTGAACCCGAGAGACCGTGCAACGTGTTGTGGAGCAGGGACAACACACAAACCCCGCCATGTGACTCAAATATATCAGAAGAGAACAACCTCTCAGAAGCGCATGAGGAGGAAGACTCTCCTCCCATCAAAGTGTCTGAACTGAAGAAGAGATTTGAAGCTTAA
- the dennd1c gene encoding DENN domain-containing protein 1B isoform X2, whose product MGSRLKQNPERTFYCFFEATCPVARNKDPGVLFQFPEDFSDEESCQTVPRFCFPYDIQRVRDGVAVQHFTFVLTDLEGCQRFGFCRLTNSTQTCLCILSYLPWFEVFYKLLNNLADYLTKGQINEMKALLSALYKQPIPLAAGSVTLQMVPYFIAPDPRSLPSIPENRNLTELIVAVDVGNLLQLYASMLFERRILIFASKLSTLTSCLHAISAVLYPMYWQHIFIPVLPTHLLDYCCAPMPYLIGVHTSLSERVRSRGLEDVVILNVDTNMLETPFDDLKRIPSDVMSGLKVCLKRQAVSPGSGVSQAFLKAQALLFGGYRDALQGHKEGEIGFSEELFLDHKSHSMRQFLRSAIHLQFFKQFIDDRLDILNKGKEPDDLFEDEILKCETTAGRGKSYQQLVGNLKKGGGALILNMKSKANMRAKGLAKSGLKNLLMHKAHNEEHTLQRGGSVSYRRAQSDCLQSRLPITEHFGMSRPRRPVHKFRTSRDQDKIKDTGDTWDGAVSGPMVEPESELQKDEDEGEDTLLCDPEEMDLLGEIFDTLSSRSSHDRGLLYGTRSLDLFGPDSHDYITKRSPVNPSQESLSLSISGSGSLHSWNLETTDELSDLMEDSDCLCLDSSVPEEEGSESLLAACEMGEEDRGQREDGEKHKKVKVAINGNQLEEIENRNNFKEVKFEEERKRDQEKGVILGEEPVKETSEKQEGLNEKSKDERNQSEEVAEGQEIESETNKMQKGVAREEEGKENQEEKDKDLTGSLNKLIKRKPHDPNTVAEPQGQEETANPETPASPGPQSLAADPKPTAGQEKRSEEAVKKEERGIRENPSPPKVLSAVAHFQSQASSQSSQVKSRVKGLAEPERPCNVLWSRDNTQTPPCDSNISEENNLSEAHEEEDSPPIKVSELKKRFEA is encoded by the exons ATGGGCTCCAGACTGAA ACAAAACCCTGAGAGAACCTTCTACTGTTTCTTTGAAGCAACCTGTCCCGTAGCCAGAAACAAAG ATCCTGGGGTACTGTTTCAGTTTCCAGAGGACTTCAGTGATGAG GAGTCCTGTCAAACAGTGCCCAGATTCTGCTTCCCATATGACATACAAAG AGTGAGGGACGGCGTGGCCGTGCAGCACTTTACCTTTGTTCTGACTGACCTTGAGGGATGCCAACGCTTCGGCTTCTGTCGTCtcacaaacagcacacagaccTGCCTTTGCATACTCAg ctatcTTCCATGGTTTGAGGTGTTTTACAAACTTCTCAACAACTTGGCTGATTACCTGACAAAAGGACAG ATCAATGAGATGAAAGCGCTGCTATCTGCACTCTACAAGCAGCCCATACCACTGGCAGCTGGTTCTGTCACTCTGCAGATG GTTCCATACTTCATTGCTCCAGACCCCAGAAGTCTCCCTTCCATCCCTGAAAAC AGGAACTTGACAGAGCTGATCGTGGCAGTAGATGTGGGGAACCTGCTCCAGCTCTATGCCAGCATGCTGTTCGAGAGACGCATCCTGATCTTTGCCAGCAAACTCAGCACT CTGACGTCATGCTTGCATGCTATCAGTGCTGTGTTATACCCCATGTACTGGCAACACATCTTCATACCTGTCCTGCCAACCCACCTACTGGACTACTGCTG TGCACCTATGCCTTACCTAATAGGAGTCCACACCAGTCTATCTGAG AGGGTGAGGAGTCGCGGGTTGGAGGATGTTGTAATTCTAaatgtggacacaaacatgctAGAAACCCCCTTTGATGACCTTAAGAGGATACCTTCAGATGTG ATGTCTGGGCTGAAGGTGTGTTTGAAGCGTCAGGCTGTGTCTCCTGGCTCCGGTGTCTCACAGGCCTTCCTGAAAGCTCAGGCTCTGCTATTTGGAGGCTACAGGGATGCACTGCAGGGTCACAAG GAGGGTGAAATAGGATTCAGCGAGGAGCTTTTTCTGGATCACAAGTCTCACAGTATGAGGCAGTTCCTACGGAGTGCCATTCATTTACAGTTCTTCAAACAG ttcaTTGATGACCGCCTGGACATTCTGAACAAAGGGAAGGAACCAGATGACCTCTTTGAGGATGAGATCCTTAAGTGTGAAACAACAgctg GAAGAGGCAAATCTTATCAGCAGTTAGTTGGTAATTTAAAG AAAGGGGGAGGAGCACTAATCCTCAACATGAAGTCCAAAGCAAACATGAGG GCCAAAGGTCTCGCCAAGTCTGGTTTGAAAAACCTGCTGATGCACAAG gCCCACAATGAAGAGCACACCCTTCAGAGAGGAGGATCAGTGTCATACCGCCGTGCCCAATCTGACTGCCTGCAGAGTCGCCTGCCAATCACTGAGCACTTTGGGATG TCGCGTCCACGTCGGCCTGTTCACAAATTTAGGACTTCCAGAGACCAGGACAAAATTAAGGACACTGGAGACACATGGGATGG agcTGTGTCTGGGCCTATGGTTGAGCCTGAATCTGAGCTCCAGAAGGATGAAGATGAGGGGGAAGATACACTGCTGTGTGACCCGGAGGAGATGGATCTGCTTGGGGAGATTTTCGACACACTCAGCTCCCGGAGCTCCCATGACCGCGGTCTGCTGTACGGCACACGCAGCCTGGATCTGTTCGGACCGGACAGCCATGACTATATCACCAAG CGCAGTCCAGTCAACCCCAGCCAGGAGAGCCTGTCTCTGTCCATCAGTGGCAGTGGCAGCCTGCACAGCTGGAATTTAGAAACCACAGATGAGCTGTCAGACCTGATGGAGGACTCCGATTGTCTGTGCCTGGACAGCAGTGTACCAGAGGAGGAGGGTTCAGAGAGTTTGCTAGCAGCATGTGAAATGGGGGAAGAAGATAGGGGACAGAGGGAGGAcggagagaaacacaaaaaagtgaaggtAGCAATAAATGGGAACCAACtagaagaaatagaaaacagaaataacttTAAGGAAGTGAAGtttgaggaagagagaaagagagatcagGAAAAGGGAGTAATTTTAGGTGAGGAACCTGTGAAAGAAACATCTGAGAAGCAAGAgggattaaatgaaaaaagcaaagacgaGAGAAATCAGAGTGAGGAGGTAGCTGAGGGACAGGAAATTGAAAGcgaaacaaataaaatgcagaaaggTGTAgcaagagaagaggagggaaaagagaaccaggaggagaaagacaaagatcTGACAGGATCTTTAAACAAACTTATAAAAAGGAAACCCCATGATCCAAACACAGTGGCGGAGCCGCAAGGACAAGAGGAGACAGCCAATCCAGAAACCCCAGCTTCTCCTGGGCCTCAAAGCCTCGCTGCTGACCCTAAACCTACAGCAGGTCAGGAAAAGAGGAGTGAAGAAGCAGTTAAGAAAGAGGAGCGAGGGATAAGAGAAAACCCCTCTCCTCCTAAAGTGCTATCTGCTGTAGCACACTTCCAGTCTCAGGCATCCAGCCAGAGCTCTCAGGTGAAGTCCAGGGTCAAGGGCTTGGCTGAACCCGAGAGACCGTGCAACGTGTTGTGGAGCAGGGACAACACACAAACCCCGCCATGTGACTCAAATATATCAGAAGAGAACAACCTCTCAGAAGCGCATGAGGAGGAAGACTCTCCTCCCATCAAAGTGTCTGAACTGAAGAAGAGATTTGAAGCTTAA
- the LOC120800045 gene encoding tubulin beta-4B chain-like gives MREIVHLQAGQCGNQIGAKFWEVISDEHGIDPTGTYHGDSDLQLDRINVYYNEASGGKYVPRAILVDLEPGTMDSVRSGPFGQIFRPDNFVFGQSGAGNNWAKGHYTEGAELVDSVLDVVRKEAESCDCLQGFQLTHSLGGGTGSGMGTLLISKIREEYPDRIMNTFSVVPSPKVSDTVVEPYNATLSVHQLVENTDETYCIDNEALYDICFRTLKLTTPTYGDLNHLVSATMSGVTTCLRFPGQLNADLRKLAVNMVPFPRLHFFMPGFAPLTSRGSQQYRALSVPELTQQMFDAKNMMAACDPRHGRYLTVAAVFRGRMSMKEVDEQMLNVQNKNSSYFVEWIPNNVKTAVCDIPPRGLKMAATFIGNSTAIQELFKRISEQFTAMFRRKAFLHWYTGEGMDEMEFTEAESNMNDLVSEYQQYQDATAEEGEFEEEGEEEVA, from the exons ATGAGAGAGATAGTGCACCTGCAGGCCGGGCAGTGCGGGAACCAGATTGGAGCAAAG TTCTGGGAGGTGATCAGTGATGAGCACGGCATCGACCCAACAGGAACCTATCATGGAGACAGCGACCTGCAGCTGGACAGAATCAATGTCTACTATAATGAGGCTTCAG GTGGAAAGTACGTGCCAAGGGCCATCTTAGTGGATCTGGAGCCAGGCACTATGGACTCTGTCCGCTCTGGCCCCTTCGGACAGATCTTCAGACCCGACAACTTTGTCTTTG GCCAGAGTGGAGCAGGTAACAACTGGGCCAAGGGCCACTACACAGAGGGGGCTGAGCTGGTGGACTCGGTCCTGGATGTGGTGAGGAAGGAGGCTGAGAGCTGCGACTGCCTCCAGGGTTTCCAGCTCACACACTCCCTCGGCGGCGGTACCGGCTCTGGCATGGGAACTCTGCTCATCAGCAAGATCCGTGAGGAGTACCCCGATCGTATCATGAACACCTTCAGCGTGGTGCCCTCCCCTAAG GTGTCAGACACAGTGGTGGAGCCCTACAACGCCACCCTgtctgtccaccagctggttgAGAACACAGATGAGACTTACTGCATCGATAACGAGGCCCTGTATGACATCTGCTTCCGCACCCTCAAACTCACCACACCCACTTATGGAGACCTCAACCACCTGGTCTCTGCCACCATGAGCGGAGTGACAACTTGCCTGCGTTTCCCCGGCCAGCTCAACGCTGACCTCCGCAAACTGGCCGTCAACATGGTGCCCTTCCCTCGTCTGCACTTCTTCATGCCCGGCTTCGCCCCCTTGACCAGCCGCGGCAGCCAGCAGTACAGAGCCCTCTCTGTGCCCGAACTCACTCAGCAGATGTTTGACGCCAAGAACATGATGGCCGCCTGCGACCCGCGCCACGGCCGCTACCTGACTGTGGCCGCCGTGTTCCGTGGCCGCATGTCGATGAAGGAGGTGGACGAGCAGATGCTGAACGTGCAGAACAAGAACAGCAGCTACTTCGTGGAGTGGATCCCCAACAACGTCAAGACGGCCGTGTGCGACATCCCACCCCGTGGGCTCAAGATGGCCGCCACTTTCATCGGCAACAGCACAGCCATCCAGGAGCTGTTCAAGCGCATCTCCGAGCAGTTCACCGCCATGTTCCGCCGCAAGGCCTTCCTCCACTGGTACACCGGTGAGGGCATGGATGAGATGGAGTTCACCGAGGCGGAGAGCAACATGAACGACTTGGTGTCCGAGTACCAGCAGTATCAGGACGCAACAGCTGAGGAGGGAGAGtttgaggaggagggagaggaggaggtggcctAA